In a single window of the uncultured Desulfovibrio sp. genome:
- a CDS encoding DUF2325 domain-containing protein, which translates to MCVTLIGGMDRLKQDYMAAAEQDGHSLKFITRNERNFVDKIGNPDAMIVFTNKISHEAKRKAVQVARSRNIPLQMVHSCGVSSLRECLKGA; encoded by the coding sequence ATGTGCGTAACCCTGATAGGCGGTATGGACCGACTGAAACAAGACTACATGGCGGCGGCGGAGCAGGACGGACATTCCCTGAAGTTCATTACCCGCAATGAGCGCAATTTTGTGGACAAAATCGGCAACCCTGACGCCATGATCGTGTTCACCAATAAAATTTCGCACGAAGCCAAACGCAAGGCCGTGCAGGTGGCGCGTTCGCGCAACATCCCTCTGCAAATGGTTCATTCGTGCGGCGTATCTTCCCTGCGTGAATGCCTCAAGGGCGCATAG